CTTCGTCGCCCTCGAGAACGGAGGCGGCGCCTTCCTCATCCCGTACATCCTGGTCCTGATGTTCATAGGGAAGCCCCTCTACTACATGGAGCTCTGCATGGGGCAGTTCGCCTCCGCCGGGTCCGTCAGGGTGTGGGACATCTCGCCGGCCTTTAGAGGTGAGGACCTTACGAGGATTATTTTAGGGATTCCTCGCGAGGATCGACGTGATTGCCTTAACGTCAGATGTCGTTTGGCTATCCTCGACTAAATTCTGAATGTGGTGAGGCAGATtaacaccgactcgcagcggtgcccttttcgctgggaaaagtttcctgatcgtggattggttggacaagataattctaaccaatcatatagcaggaaacttttccgagctaaaagggcaccgctgcgagtctgtgcaaatgcgcctcattaaaagaaattgagtaaagTCATCTCTGAATTCTTCGCTGCTCAACTCTAAGGATTGACAGGATTGTCCTTCCGTTAGGAGCTGCCCAGATATCTTTAATTCAATTCTGAATGTAGGGTCTAGTTATCTCTGAAAAGTTCTATTCTGAACCACCGTCTGTGGATGTCTCTTAGCACTTACAtcaagtttttcttctttttttataaaaatcattaGTTACTCAGTACTATTTCTTTAGATCAAGGTTAAAATCTCAACTAACTCTTCCCTTCCTCTCCCCAGGTGTCGGATTTGGCCAGGCAATTGCTACGTGGGCTGTTGTCACGTACTACGTGTCTCTCATGGGCCTCACCGTGTACTACTTTTTCGCCTCGTTCAGCAGCACGCTTCCTTGGTCGCTGTGCGGAAATTGGTCCACTGCTTTATGCGTAGATTACACCAAGAATTCCAGCCTGGTAGCGGTATCTCAAAACGTCAACGCTACTAGCCTGGTCACTTCAGCTGAAGACTATTTCATGTAAGTATTTAATTTCTCCTCTCCTTTTctgttatttgtttgtttgtatatttttatgGTTGGTCACAGATgtgtttgacataataataatgataataataataataataacaataatattctacGTAAACTCAAAATATCCTTTCAATAAACAGAAAAGAAGTCCTCCAGTTGGATCCCAATGGACTCGCCAACGGCCTCACCGCACCGGAGTGGCGCCTCTCTCTCTGCCTGTTGTTTTCGTGGGTCATCCTCTTCCTCGTCATGGCAAAGGGAGTCCAGAGCTCAGGCAAAGCTGCTTATTTCACGGCACTGTTTCCTTACGTCGTCCTGTTCATCATGCTGATCCGTGGTGCAACGCTTCCAGGATCTCTCAATGGGGTTCTCTTCTTCATCACTCCAAGATGGTCGAAGCTCCTCGAACCAGGCGTAAGTAGACATAATTCTGTGCCATATCATTTGATGAGGACAGCTAGTATcagttatatgaatttatattcttTTCACTTAGTTTTCTTTCATATAATCTTTGCTTATTTCTTTCGTTTGGCCAGTCATTATCGTAATCAACGTACACACTTTAAATTGAAAACTAAACAATCATTATCTCACTCCACAGGCTTCCACTAAATGATATTCCCACAACCAAAAGACTATGAAACAAATCAATATAACCAACATTACTTTCTTTTGGCAGGTCTGGTACGCAGCTGTCGATCAATCCTTCTTCAGCTTGTCCGTTGGCTTCGGCTCGATCATCATGTTTTCATCCTACAACTCCTTCAGACACAACGTGTACCGTGACGCTGCCATCATATCAGTCACCGACACTCTCACGTCCCTCCTGGCAGGATTCACTACCTTTGCCATTTTGGGTCACCTGGCCGAGCTCTTGGGGGTCAAGGTCGAAGACGTCGTCAGCAGCGGCGGCACATCCCTCGCCTTCATCAGCTACCCCGACGTCCTGGCCAGGTTCCAGTACGTGCCGCAGCTCTTTGCCGTCCTGTTCTTCTTGATGTTGTTCACCCTCGGTGTTGGAAGTGCCTCGGCCCTTACCGGCTGCATTATCACCATCATCTGTGACGAGTTCCCTAGCTTCAAGAAGTGGCTGGTTACCCTGGTAGTCTGTATTTTGGGCTTCCTACTCGGCCTCTTTTATGTCACTCCACAAGGCCAGTTTGTCCTGGAACTCATCAACTATTACGGAGGCGTAAGTATAACTAGCTAGTCCTGTCATACATGTACACAAGGTAAAAATACTATTGTCTGATGCCTATCATAAACATTCAGTCAACAGATAGTATGGGAGGGTTGGCCGGCCTGGTATGCACCTTGAGAGCAGGGCTACCAATGTTTGGTAATTCGGTCACCACTATTTCACTGTCTTTCATTTGCGCATATTGTGCATCGATAGTTATTTACCTTGTGTACAGTAGTGTCACAtctgatattttcttttaattttacaagAAATCTGTCCATTACCGTAAATCCAGACTGAAATTTTCTACATAGTTTTCTGTGGCAACAAATGTATTCACAGCCATGCTGCCTATTCTGCATAATCTTACTCACCATCGCACTTTCCTCACAGGGTTTCATCATCTTCATCCTGGTCATCTTTGAAATGGCTGCCGTCCACTGGGTGTACGGCATCAACAACTTCTGCCGCGACATTGAATTCATGTTGAACCGCAAGACGGGCTACTACTGGAAGTTCTGCTGGGCGATCCTCATCCCTGTTCTGATCACGATCATTTTCATTTACAGTCAGGTCGAGGCCAAGCCTCTTAAAGTTGGGAGCTATGAATTTGGCCCTGGGGCCCACGGTAAGCGTTTGACCTGGTTTATGTTTTGTTCGTAATTTCATGAATATTGCAGTGCAAGTGTTCCTTTGCGACTATCCAGAAAAAAATCATACTGGTGTATAGTAAATACTGCCTGTACACCCCAAATATGTTTAAGAGTTGACTagccagaaaaaaaataatacatattaatATTAAATACTGATTTTACATTCAAAATATTGCATTTAGATTACCTGTGTCATTTGTTAGTAGTAAGAACCGATTGTCTTTTGTTTATGAATGTACTAAACTCTAACCATCTTCCCAACAGCTTTCGGAATCATCCTGGCCGTCTTCGCCTGTAGCATGGTTGCCATCTTCTTCATCCTCGAAGTCGTCCGCCAGCGCAGAACGTCGTCAAGCCTGTGGGAGGCCGTGAAGAACTCGTTCAAGCCCAACTCCGACTGGTGCCCCAAGAGCTCCTCTCTCAGGAGAGAGTACCACATGCTCCTGTCCAAGGAGAAGTCTGGCCTTCAGGGTATTGACAATCCTATACCTCCAGTGGCTTCCACAATGTCCATGGCATCTCTAAACTCGAAAGCCTCCGGGGACGTCATCGTTCAGTATAATTCTAGCGTGTAGAACCTCGGGATGCAACGTAGCTCGTAGTTATATCACATGTAATTTATTCCACCTCATTCACGTCATCATCAGATTGTAATGTCTCTCATTGTAGAGAGATTTTATCACTATCATCCactcatcattattgttatcatatcAGCTCATTTAGTTTCATTCGGGTATATTTTAACTTTCTAAAACTTACTAGTTTCTATAGTCATTTCAAAATCCCAACATCCAGAGACTTATGTGGATACTTGGAGCCAAGCTTCATCGTTCTACATTTTTTCTATTCACCAAACCACTTGGATAAACTGTGATTCTTCTTTATCTGCCCCTATTTAGAGGTACCGATTCCAGTCAGTTTTACACACCTCCAGCTGCTATCCCTTTTAATCACAGAGTACAAATTACTATCAAGCAATTCCCCATTCAACTTCATccataaataaagataattttaaggCTATCTTGTAAATATTGTTGTAAAGACTTTATCTCAGTTACACGGGGCTTACGTGGTCGAACTGTTTATCGAACCGGGTTGGCAAACCTGCTTGCcaaactgttcgaagaggtggagtcagtcacagatgcatgaggtttgtggacaatgcctcacccacaaaagtcaggcgagaacagactttctttgaacagttcgacgaacgtgttcgtgTGATGTTCACACATTCgaacgtgtaaacccgcctttactgTATTTCATCGGTGACATACGGTCGAGTCCTCTGACGACGTTTCGACGTATCACCGAACGTTTTTAATTCACTTATAGATTCTCACTTATGGTTGTTATATCATTTACTCGTGTAATCTTCGTTTATCATCTGTGATGTATATGAAAGTACTTAAGTCTTAGGTAATGTACGATCTCCTTAAAATGCGTCCTCCTGACGGGTAATGCTCTTATCTGCGGAGTGTTCCGCAGCGAGATTCAGGTCAAGTGTCCTTACGCCTCCGTGTGGCTTTTGATTCGAGCCAGTATTAAGATCATTGTTTAGTTAAAAGCCAAAGAGATTTTAACGTGGAACTTGATTTATTAGATTAAGGAGAGTCTTATCCATTGTTTTTATATTCGTAACATTGACTTACTGTTTACAGTGGTTGTGCTGTGACAACTGATTCGTTGTGTAGAGAAATATATGATACATGACATtactatttacttttatttttcccccaaaataagttttttttctttactgtggtCAAAAGCTATTTCAGACTATCACATCATTAGGATGAGACCTAGGATAGTACCCATAATAGTCTAAATTAGATTATTCCACCATTAATAGGGAGAGTTAGTCGGTGCCTCGCGTAGAAGTTCGTGCACGAACTTCTACACGAGGCACCGAGAGACTCTCGTGAATAtatctaactttatttcaacagacagcgagcttttataacaacggTTTCAGtagaagaaggtcacaaaaattcaaacagatcgatacaAGCAGATACAGGTACGAACaggttattagtgcgaggggagagcgataaccgCACGAGCATTCGTGATACATGTGCGGTACAGGTTCAAGTAGCCTACCTTGCGTCAGACTGAAGATGTTATACCCAATCGATTCCTTCATGTTAATTTTGGCTTTGTCCCCTATGTTGCCAAATGTCCTCTGGAGTGTTTGAAGGCATATCCTTCTATTTACCCCTTTTTTTGGTATCTACATGGAGGACAAGTAAGGATAACCTTTCCCAGTAGGAGGTTTAATCCTAGTCGAAGCAAGGGTCATTCCATGTGAAtgccctgaggtcagcttaacacCTGAGATACAAAATGGCAGCACTGTAAAATTTCGCTGCCACGTTTAGGACGAAACATTTAATTTCATTGTTGTTAGAAGTTAAGAAATTAGGAGGGCATTGAATAATT
This Palaemon carinicauda isolate YSFRI2023 chromosome 25, ASM3689809v2, whole genome shotgun sequence DNA region includes the following protein-coding sequences:
- the LOC137618740 gene encoding sodium-dependent nutrient amino acid transporter 1-like, which produces MKSPLHNVISKVMFWKGEGHINGGVSPEGQKSPQEPVVEVKVEGAAPQPQDEDDEEGARQQWGSPMEFLLSCVAMSVGLGNVWRFPFVALENGGGAFLIPYILVLMFIGKPLYYMELCMGQFASAGSVRVWDISPAFRGVGFGQAIATWAVVTYYVSLMGLTVYYFFASFSSTLPWSLCGNWSTALCVDYTKNSSLVAVSQNVNATSLVTSAEDYFIKEVLQLDPNGLANGLTAPEWRLSLCLLFSWVILFLVMAKGVQSSGKAAYFTALFPYVVLFIMLIRGATLPGSLNGVLFFITPRWSKLLEPGVWYAAVDQSFFSLSVGFGSIIMFSSYNSFRHNVYRDAAIISVTDTLTSLLAGFTTFAILGHLAELLGVKVEDVVSSGGTSLAFISYPDVLARFQYVPQLFAVLFFLMLFTLGVGSASALTGCIITIICDEFPSFKKWLVTLVVCILGFLLGLFYVTPQGQFVLELINYYGGGFIIFILVIFEMAAVHWVYGINNFCRDIEFMLNRKTGYYWKFCWAILIPVLITIIFIYSQVEAKPLKVGSYEFGPGAHAFGIILAVFACSMVAIFFILEVVRQRRTSSSLWEAVKNSFKPNSDWCPKSSSLRREYHMLLSKEKSGLQGIDNPIPPVASTMSMASLNSKASGDVIVQYNSSV